From the genome of Nicotiana tabacum cultivar K326 chromosome 17, ASM71507v2, whole genome shotgun sequence:
attttaatttaaaactACTTTTCTAGCTTTTTTAAGATGCAAAATCATTAATTATTATCTTATAATCGATTTGGTCTAATAATTccttttcaattgataatatagctaATAGATTTCTCAACTTTGTATCTACCTTATTCCATTGACTTGGATCGTATATATTTTTAGAGATGCAGTTTTTCAAATCATTTAAGATTTCTGAATTTTCTGGAACTATGTCAGATTTCGTAGTAACTTATTCTAGATTTTCTTATTGGATGTTATTATCATCTAATTCAACTTTATGAGTGACTTGTTCATTTGAAGAACATCCTCCCATGTTTTCTGAttcaaattttttattatttgttaaaaaTCTATCAAGGCTCCCttttggaatttaattaattcttcacatttgtttttctctttttgcaTAACCGGATTCATATTTTCTAATTGATATATTTAAATTGAATAAAATCTAATAATAACTAAAACAAGAATATATACTTAGGAAGTaagaatatcaataataaaaaaaattcaatgaaaaaatataatattaagttaGAATAATAAAACCTGGCTCAAGAATTTGATAAGTTGATATAATGGTATCGAAATAGTATTGCACTGCTTCAAAATAACGATTGCTTTTGTCTGTAAtgcttgaaattttgaagaagacAATCAAATAGCATACTTTGATCTTTTGTGAGCATACAACGGTAAGTTTTCTCAAATGGAATATAGGAATAGTTAATAAGAGAGtaagaataagagaaagagtcaatgaaaaagataaaaatatagaaatagtcATGTGGGCCCATGTTATGTGGTAAGATATAATTAGGCAAGAAATTATACACCAACGGTCCccacataaaaggtaaaaaattacTTTCTTCCAAAAAATTTGCTTCCAATAGTATAtgcataattattttttataatatataacATACAACTTTAGAAAAAAAGTGGGGCCCTAAGCCATTGCTTTAGTTGCCTTATGGTTCAACCTCCCCTGGTTGCAATTTTAGAACTTCTTGAAGCTCATTGTGATTTTTATgcgttttggcgtccgattcgtgATTATAggggttattttggtgttttgatcgcgcgggcaaattcgtgttatatttttagatttgtgtggatgtttgatttggagccccgagggctcgaatgagttttggaggcaTTCTGGAAGAGTTTTTAAAGGTTCATCTAATTCTGGTGCGttgttctcgcatttgcgaggttcttATCGCATTTTCGATAGCCGCATTTGCGATAGCCGTATTTGCGAGATCATTCTCGCTTTTGCGAAGATGGGTTGTGGCAgaggagttcgcatttgcgaatagaCTATCGCTTTtacgagctcgcatttgcgagacttttgtcgcatttgtgacacaaATAGTGTTGGTCGGGCTTCACATTTGCGACGCCAATTTTGCTTTGCGgcaatcgcatttgcgagcctcatgtcgcaaatgcaacatctgaGGCTGGGGCGTAAcccatttctctcacatttttatttggttgggcgatttttggagttcttggaggcaagattttcatcatctattgcaaggtaagtaattctcACATATTGTAAGTTAATTACATGGATTCTAGAAGGGATTAACATGGAAATTATTGAAAATTGTGGAatgtttgaagaaaaacctagaaatcgtatttttagattttgaccacgaaattaaaCATAGAATTtggaataaactatatatttgagttcgttgtGTTATGgttaatgtttatcttcgaaatattttggaatccgggcacgtgggcctggggattgactttgttgacttttcgagcgaagttaagaattattataaattgattaattatgaatattaaagaatatttttattagtttgcATATTGTtagactagtttcggatcgatgagcatcgtttgaggtgttagagaggcgtcagatccggttatggaatttcggagtgaggtaagtctcttgtataACCCAGTGAGGGAAAATTACCATGTAGGTGTTATTCCTgttatatgctacatgttgtgggtgCTGCGcacatatgaggtgacgagtgtccgtgcatatgctagaattcctgattatgtccgggtagacctaGGTTAACGTCATGGTTTAAATGTACTAATTGAGTTATCTTTGcctgtttaattcctttatttcgcgTTACGACCTGAGGCTAGGCTTGTGTAGAGTGACAAactcgctattgtagagatttgatgaGCTACATAATTAGCTGTGGAATAATTGTATTTCCTTTACGAATTTCTCTCACGTTGTGTGTTTTCATCGAAAAGCTTTttaaaatttcataactcacacgtatattcgtgagtcGGGTCAAGGACCTGTTAAAACTTCTTATTCTTATAGGATCGGCTCATTCACTTCGGcaatatcatattcttatgggatcgggtcgttcgcctcgacatttctataaaatactcttatgggatcgggtcgttcgcctcggaaACATcatgaaacactcttatgggatcgggctgctcgcctcggcagaatcgtacgtaatatttgacaagaagacAGTGTATCCATGGGTTCCCCTAATTTAAATTGTGACGGCCTATCTGGTGGgaactattttatatatatactccggttgaggaggtagcCGATGATTGAGAGCTTGTGTTTACTGTTCAGATGGGGATCATACCACGTACCTATATTTGTTTACATTGTTTATTTACTATGCCTAATACTTGTTTACTTTCTATTGtgcttgatttattggaccaatagtaagtgtcaatgtcgacccctcgtcactacttattcggggttagactagatacttactggggaCACGTtggtttacgtactcatactacacttctgcacttattgtgcaggtatatatttcTGGTGGTCTTTAGGACGAAAAGACAcagctattgcggggactttacgaTGAGCTGCATCCCATATTATGATCCGTAGCATACAGAGTCTCTATcagagttatttgtattttttctgtCTAACTTTTATTCCAGACaaatgttgtattgttattgtaccttctagtagatgctcatgcacttgtgacaccggattttgggggtgttctagaatttgttATGGATTATTTTACTTTGATTCACTCTCACTTATTATTTTAACGAAGATGTATGTATCTACAATTTATTTTAATGCACTGACCTCTCTATCTAAATaatattcatgatttcaaaaataataaaatgaataattaagtgttggcttgcctaacaacgacgTTGGACGTCATCGCGGTTTATAATAAGTGATCATACCATGTACCTATATTTGTTTATACTGTTTATTTACTATGcctcatacttgtttactttctattgtgcttgatttattggaccactagtaagtgtcaatgttgacccatcgtcactacttattcgaagttggactagatacttactggggaCGCTTTGGTTtacgtactcatattacacttctgcacttattgtgcatatatatatttctggtggtcttttgggcgaaAAGACACatctattgcggggactttacggtgagttgcatcccatgttatGATTTGCAGCATACAGAGTCTTCATcagagttatttgtatttttcctgtctaacttgtattccagacaaatattgtattgttattgtaccttctagtagatgctcatgcacttgtaacaccgggttttgggggtgttctagaatttgttATGGATTATTTTACTTTGATTCACTCTCACTTATTATTTTAACGAAGTTGTATGTATCTACAATTTATTTTAATGCATTGACCTCTCTATCTaaataagattcatgatttcaaaaataataaaatgaataattaagtgttAGCTTGCCTAACAACGACGTTGGACGTCATCGCGGtttatagtggattttgggtcgtgacaattttatgCAAAATTATATGTTAGGACCTAATTATTTCTATACCTGAaccaaatattatttttgtattatcttATGCTATATTTTATGTCTTAATTAATTGTCTCATtaaccccccaccccccaccccctcAAAGGGCTCCTAATTGATCAGCGAGCATGTTaggaaatgaaaaaaaacaaaagccaCTTGCCCACTTATAACGATTATTATTTGACTCCTCAGATCCTACGGTTAGAACCCCTTTGGTTTAACATGTTTCTAAGTATTTGATAAACATTAAATGTTAAAGAAGCTGTTAAGTGTTAAAgctaatttaataaataaataattatgcgtttggataaaatagtaaaattgaTAATAAGCCGTTGAAGTTTTTGGTGAGAAGATACCGATAAGcacattttttattaaaataacttAAATACCCTTAAAGTTGTTTATATTAATACAAACATCAGTATTACAAGATTTTAAATATTCAGATTGATGcaaatataaattaatttatgTCTCAATTTATTTTAGTTCAAAATTGAGTAGAAAagtaattcataaaatataatttattttgtgataagatagaataaaataattaataatttgatTAAGGTTTGTTAAATTATAAAGAGTAGAATAAAAAGCACACGTTTGGTTCATTTTTCGATACAAAACGCAAGAAAAATTTGTAAATTGGGCAACATACATATTTGCTACAACTAGCAACATTTTCCCTTTAATGCCATAGTAAACAAACTCAATTAAAAATAATAGACTACCCATGATATTCATTAGTTAAAATAATTAGGAACGTACCAGATCTTAATTATATAACAATATGAAAAATGATCTAATACAAAGCAATGGGAATTTGATTGTTGTGGATGGTAGAGGAGGTGACGAAGATACTCTGGGTTTGGAAAAGAATAATTAGGGAATAAAGTCATGAAAATGGTTAGGTTTTTGTCTTGGAAAAGGTAATTTAAGGattgaaaaaaagagaggataaaatagtaaaattattGGTCAAATCAATATAAAACCAAAAACTGAGAGTAATACTTTTGGCTAATTTTGAACTTAGACTTATAAACAGTTTTGATCTTGCCAAATACCTAGATAAGTTAAAAAGTAGTTATATGTAATTTGACCGGGTTATAAACTTAGCCAAACACTTCTTTATCGATCACTCAATGACCATCATAATATGTTTATGATCTACCTAACACCCTGCACCCTCACACTGTATTAAACAATTACTGCTGCTACTATATATCAAGTAGACAAATACCATCCAACTCATGAATTGTCAAAGATTAGCCATGGCAGCCAAACCCCAGCTGCAAATTCCGCAACCAAAGTTTTTCAAGATTGTATTTTTCCAACATGAATGCAGCCGTCTGGTAATTAActactttcttcctttcttcttttgctgCTACTTTGAATCTGAGATTTTGGTGTGCATGCAGCCGCTGTATCATTTTGTTTTTGTatcatttgatttttcttattctGCTTCATCAATtcacttccaactaagaggttgtgagttcgcaaggtggggagttcttggagggagggagccgagagtctatcggatACAGGCTCTCTATCCAGGGTAGGGGCTCTCTAACCAGAagttctgcgtacacactaccctttccAGACCCTACTAGTGGTATTATActgagttattgttgttgttgttgttgcttcatcAATTATTGTAAACATTCTTCACCTGTTCTCCCACGATCCTTGTAATCACATATCTTGACTTCATGAAATCAAGCTGAAATTTAGTTCCTTTGTAGGTCAACGAATTCTGCATGAGTTCTTAATAATAGAGTCTGTGGTATGAATTAATCCCCTCTCAGACTATTTAGGCGGAAGTTGTTTTTGTTATATATACTTGAATGATTGTGTAGTGAATGTGTGCATTTTTGTTTAacactccctccatttcaatttaagCGACAGTGTTTGACTATGGGTATCTTTGTTTTAGTTGTTAATACTGAAAGAACAGTGAATACATTATACAAGTATATTGCAGGATCTTCTCAAGAAAAAACAGGTACTCCTTTTACTGTGATTCGAGATGTATGAAACTGAGTTCAGATCTCCTTTGCATGCAGAGGATTCCGAAAGACTTTGCGAGCAGATATTGCAAGAACATGCTAAACCCTGTGTATCTTGAGGTTCCAAGTGGAGAAGTATGGGAGGTTGAAGTTGTTCATTCTCAAGGCCGAATTTGTCTAGGCATTGGATGGCAAGATTTCAGTGACTTCTATTCAATTAGCCGCGGGCACTTTTTGATGTTTGGATACAATGCTCGTTCCCATTTTAATGTCACTATATTTGATTTAAGTGCATCAGAAATTGAATATCCATACAGTTCTGCCCATGGTATACACACCCCCATTTCCCACTGCCATGAAACACGCCGTGCACCAAAAAGAGACCAGTCCGAGTCGGATGATTCTGTGGAGATCCTGGAGGGTATTCCCAGAAGCCAGAAAGTGAAAGCAATAATTCCTGATGCGGTTGAACATTCTGTTGAAAACCTACGCCATTGTCCGTTAGAACAGTAcagcaaaagaaaaagacaagaaCGGAATGCAGAGGATGTTGTTTCAGTTGACATGCATGTCAAAAGAATGAAGGTTGAGAAGTTGCAAGAGGATGTAGCTTCACCTTCTTTCATAAGAGAAGGCCAAAGTGAGTATTTTATCTGCTTTTATTGGCTATGAATTGAATTGAAAATCGATATTTAGGTTGTATAAGTTTAAGGTTATAAAATATATCAAGTCATTTATTAGGTAATTGCGAGTAAATCTTTATGATAAGATCAATTAGTAACTCGGAGAAATGGTAACTAACCTACTAGCATAGGTTAACCAACACTGATCTATTTATTATTAACACAATTATCTTATTTTCTGTTTGAAGAAAGCAATAAAGGCTGCAGGATGCACAAGCAACAATCCGATAGTGTTTATGGTCAAAACAAGACAGTAATGGACAAAGAGAGGGCTGTAGCTTATCAAAGAGCAAAAgcttttaagtccaaaaatcCATTTATTATATCTTTTATGCAACCATCATATGTCTTCTCTCCATTCAATCTGGTAAGCTACAAGCTATAAAATTTGTGGACTTTGTGGTTCTCTAATCTTTCTTTATTACATTTTGCACTATGTCAAAATCAATTTACTCAGCTTTCTCCTCTGGCAGTCCATAGCGCTGAATTTTGCCGGGAAGTATTTCCTTGAGAACTATGGAAATTTAATGCTTCGTGTTCCAGGCAGAGGCAGGGAATCTTGGTCTGTCAAATGCACTACCGGAGGCACAAATGCTAAAGTTCATTCTGGTTGGAAGGCATTCGTGCTGGACAATAAGTTAAAATGTGGTGATGTTTGTGTATTTGAAGTGATTAAGGGTACTCGGCTCTTTATAGATGTCACAATATTTCGCGCAGCTGGGAGCACACTAATGCACAAGATAGTTGGAGAAGTGCCAGGGGGTTCTGATAGTAAAAGCAAGGTTATCAAAACTGATAGTTCTGTTCCATGTTCTCAAAGCAAAGTAGTTCACACCAAGAAATTAAAGCAGCGGACAGGAGGTTCATATGGTTTCTACTCAAAAATTAAAGGTGATAAATAATTCCCTCTATAAGATAGTCTGGAGTATACATACAGCTTTTGTTGTACTAGTAATTTTATTGATTGTTATATTACCTTGATTTTTCTCTGAAGAACATGGTGAAGGCACTGagattgagcattctgttgagaTTTGTGGCCATTGTCCATTAGGACAGGGCAGCAAAAGAAAAAACCCAGAAGGGGAGACAGAGGATGATGTTTCAATTGACATTCACACCAAATGTATCAAGGTTGAAAACACACAAGAGGATGTAGCTTCACCTTCTTTCACAAGAAAAACCAAAAGTAAGAAAGTGTTTACTCTGGCTTACTAACAGAATTGATCAATCTGCTGACTATTTAGTAGTAAtacattgattttgaatttctctATGAAGAAAGTGGAGAAAGTTGCCAGATGGACAAGCAACAATCCAAGATGGTTTATCATAAGAACAAGACAGAATTGGACAAAGAGAGGACTGTACCATATCAAAGAGCAAAAGCTTTTAAATGTGAGAATCCAtatgttatgtattttatgcAACCATCGTATGTCTCGACACCATACAGACTGGTAAGCTAAGCTAAACCTTATGGATTTGATCTTTATTAAATCCATATAGGTGCATGCCATTATACTCATTTTACTGTGTCCATCTCTTTTGGCAGCACATATCATTCTTATTTGCTAAGAAATATTTCCCGGAGGAATGTGGCAATTTAGTGCTTCGTGTTCCTGGAAGAGGGTCTTGGCCTGTCAAATACGCCCTGGGAATATCAAAAACACAAATTTGTTTCTCTTGGAAGGCATTCGTACTGGACAATAAATTAAAATTTGGAGACGTTTGTGTATTTGAATTGATTAAGGGCGGCTCTAAGCCCATTCTAGATGTCACTATATTTCGTGCAGCTGAGAGCAAACCAATGCATAAAATAGATGCAAAATTGGCAGGGGTTTCTGATAGTAAAAACAAGACTATCAAAACTGAGAAATCAGTTCCATGTTCTCAACCCAAAATAGTTCACAGCAGGAAACTGAATCTTGAAAAGAAGCAGAAAGGAGATTCAGATGGATTCACTTCAAAGATTAAAGGTGATTGAAGTATTCTGATGTATACAGAAAATATACCTTTAATTTTAGAGTCCACTAAAGGTACTTTCTTGATCGTTCAATGTGGTCGTGTTGGCTTGATTTTCTGCAGAAGGATTCAGTGAAGACACTGGGAAGCATGTGCAACAATCTAAGTCTTCTTGTAAGGGCAGTGAGGTGGCCAAAGAGATGGTCTTAGCATATCAAAGAGCAAAAGCTTTTACATCTGAAAATCCGTTCTTCATATGTTTCATGCAACCATCATATGTGTCTTCTGCCAGCGGCCCAATGCAATTGGTAAGATAGCTATTCTTGAATGTCTCGTGAAGTTGAATAGTTTAGTGACCTAAAGCTAATCCCTGATTAATGACGAATCTTTTGTTCTGTATAATAATGCATCCTTCAAATTGACAGTCCATAACACTGTCAAGAGCTAGGAAATTTTTTGCCACTAGACATAGTGATGTGGTGCTTAAAGTTTCAAGCAAGAAATCCTGGGCTGTGAAATGCATTCTTGGAACAGCTAACGCTAAGTTGACCTCCGGTTGGAAGGAGTTTGTGCTGGACAATAACCTAAAAGTAGGTGATGTTTGTGTGTTCGAAAGGGTTAGTAGATCCAAACTTTTGTTCAATGTCATTATATTTACTTCTGCTGAAGGTATGTAAGATGGTTTCACTTCTTTAGTACTTTAAACTCCTATTTATATTGTTTTAACTAATCTGTTTTAGTTACTTCTTTTTGAAAGGGAAGGAAACAATGTATGTTATTCTCCTAAGCACAACCTTTGGATCTCTGATTTTGTAAACTTAAACTTCTTGTAAAGAGTTGAGCTTGCTCGACTCCATGTTGTATATAAATGCAGCTCTATCTTGTCGTGTATAGCGTTATGCTAGTGAATTTTATTCactatcaaacaaacttagataGCGTTATGCTAGTGATGGACACATctgatcaacaagagccttccttAACGAGGTTTTAAGCCATTGTTCTTCAAAAGGAAGTTAATGTTTTACAAATGTATCGGCTTATCCATAGCTAGAGAAATGTTTTTGGAAATTAAAAAAGAATTCGAAAAAGAAAAACTCAACTTTTTTTAAACAAACACCACACTGAAATCTCCAGTTTGGCCATCTTGGAATAAACTTTCCCGAGGAATGCTTTATCAAGATAGTATGATATGCCACCTTCTCAAAAATCAAAAGTAAAATATATTTCTAGCAATAGTAAGGATAGGTAGTGTTAAGAAGGGGGCAATGTGGCAATGcgtaaatgataaaaacaaccgaGAAACAACAACACAGTAAAATTTCACTAATGGGGTATGAGGAGGATattgtgtacgcataccttaccctacccgagggagtagagagactgttttcgaaaGACCTTCAGCTCAAGAatacaaaaagacaaaaagagacAATATTAGTACCACCCCATAAACCATAAGAAAAGTAACAACAACATGGGAACAAGAAgatagatgcaaagcaaaagcgatagcgaGTAAATAGACCCGGCACTATGAGAAACGAAagagtagtaagacacaacattgccactcacgacaaaaaccctaccagactaaCCTTACAAAGGTACGAAGAAAGTAAAGATTCAACTACCTCCTAGCATACAACCCTAATCCTTGACCTCCATAAATTCCTATCAAGGATCATGTCCTCGGGGATCTGAAGTCTCGCTATGTCCTACCTAATCACCTCTTTCCAAAAGTttttaggtcgccctctacctcttctcatgccCTCCataaccagccgctcacacctccttaccggagcatctaGGCTTCTCTTCTGTATATGCCtgaaccatctgagtctcgcttcccgcatcttgtcatcaatgggcgCAACACCCACTGTCACCCGAAAagatatcatcattcctaatcttgtccatcatagtgtgcccgcacatccacctcaatatcctcatttatgttactttcatcttctggatatgcgAGTTCTTAACAGGTCAATACTCAACCTCATACAACATGGCCgatctaaccaccgctttataaaacttacctttgagtatcggtgacactctcttgtcacacatgactccagatgctaacctccacttcatccaccccaatacagtgtgtgacatcctcattgatctcccctccccctggataaccgacccaaggtacttgaaactgcctATACTTGGGACGACCTGTGATCCAAGCCTCACTTCCCtcggctcagcgctgaacttacactctaggtattctgtcttcgtcctgctcaacttgaaacccttagactcaagagcctgcgTCCAAACCTCCAGCTTCTCTTTAACGTCGGCCcgcgactcatcaatcaaaactatgtcatcagcgaatAACATACATCATGgcaacctccccttgaatat
Proteins encoded in this window:
- the LOC107810480 gene encoding B3 domain-containing protein LOC_Os12g40080-like: MNCQRLAMAAKPQLQIPQPKFFKIVFFQHECSRLRIPKDFASRYCKNMLNPVYLEVPSGEVWEVEVVHSQGRICLGIGWQDFSDFYSISRGHFLMFGYNARSHFNVTIFDLSASEIEYPYSSAHGIHTPISHCHETRRAPKRDQSESDDSVEILEGIPRSQKVKAIIPDAVEHSVENLRHCPLEQYSKRKRQERNAEDVVSVDMHVKRMKVEKLQEDVASPSFIREGQKSNKGCRMHKQQSDSVYGQNKTVMDKERAVAYQRAKAFKSKNPFIISFMQPSYVFSPFNLSIALNFAGKYFLENYGNLMLRVPGRGRESWSVKCTTGGTNAKVHSGWKAFVLDNKLKCGDVCVFEVIKGTRLFIDVTIFRAAGSTLMHKIVGEVPGGSDSKSKVIKTDSSVPCSQSKVVHTKKLKQRTGGSYGFYSKIKEHGEGTEIEHSVEICGHCPLGQGSKRKNPEGETEDDVSIDIHTKCIKVENTQEDVASPSFTRKTKKSGESCQMDKQQSKMVYHKNKTELDKERTVPYQRAKAFKCENPYVMYFMQPSYVSTPYRLHISFLFAKKYFPEECGNLVLRVPGRGSWPVKYALGISKTQICFSWKAFVLDNKLKFGDVCVFELIKGGSKPILDVTIFRAAESKPMHKIDAKLAGVSDSKNKTIKTEKSVPCSQPKIVHSRKLNLEKKQKGDSDGFTSKIKEGFSEDTGKHVQQSKSSCKGSEVAKEMVLAYQRAKAFTSENPFFICFMQPSYVSSASGPMQLSITLSRARKFFATRHSDVVLKVSSKKSWAVKCILGTANAKLTSGWKEFVLDNNLKVGDVCVFERVSRSKLLFNVIIFTSAEGM